A stretch of Vannielia litorea DNA encodes these proteins:
- a CDS encoding sulfite exporter TauE/SafE family protein has product MQFYLPIAEVSVNAFLLLGIGGVVGILSGMFGVGGGFLITPLLFFVGIPPAVAVATSANQIVASSISGVLAHLRRKTVDIRMGLVLLAGGLVGAAIGVLIFNILRQVGQVDLLVTLCYVIFLGIIGALMFVESLRALRRTRGGALPPRRKHNWVHNLPLKMKFRTSGLYISVIPPVLVGLSVGLLAAIMGVGGGFIMVPAMIYLLGMPTKVVIGTSLLQIIFVTAFTTLLHATTNQTVDMVLAVLLLVGGVVGAQVGTRLGTMMKAEQLRIALAALVLLVCGKLALDLLLQPSELFSLTPLRPV; this is encoded by the coding sequence ATGCAGTTCTACCTCCCCATCGCTGAGGTATCGGTCAACGCCTTCCTGCTCCTCGGCATCGGCGGAGTGGTCGGCATTCTGTCGGGCATGTTCGGGGTCGGCGGCGGGTTTCTGATCACGCCGCTGCTGTTCTTCGTGGGCATCCCGCCCGCCGTGGCCGTGGCCACCTCCGCCAACCAGATCGTCGCCTCCTCCATCTCCGGCGTGCTCGCCCACCTCAGGCGAAAGACGGTGGATATCCGCATGGGGCTGGTGCTGCTGGCAGGCGGCCTCGTCGGCGCGGCCATCGGGGTGCTGATCTTCAACATCCTGCGCCAGGTCGGCCAGGTCGATCTGCTCGTCACTCTCTGCTACGTCATCTTCCTCGGCATCATCGGCGCACTGATGTTCGTCGAGAGCCTGCGCGCCCTGCGCCGCACCCGCGGCGGTGCCCTGCCGCCCCGGCGCAAGCACAACTGGGTGCACAACCTGCCCCTCAAGATGAAATTCCGCACCTCCGGGCTCTACATCTCGGTCATCCCGCCGGTGCTGGTGGGCCTCTCCGTGGGGCTGCTCGCCGCCATCATGGGCGTGGGCGGCGGATTCATCATGGTGCCCGCCATGATCTACCTGCTGGGCATGCCCACCAAGGTCGTCATCGGAACCTCGCTGCTGCAAATCATCTTCGTCACCGCCTTCACCACCCTGCTCCACGCCACCACCAACCAGACGGTCGACATGGTCCTCGCCGTGCTGCTGCTCGTGGGCGGTGTCGTCGGGGCGCAGGTGGGCACCCGGCTGGGCACCATGATGAAGGCCGAGCAGCTCCGCATCGCCCTGGCGGCACTGGTGCTGCTGGTCTGCGGCAAGCTCGCGCTCGACCTCCTGCTCCAGCCCTCCGAGCTGTTCTCCCTCACCCCGCTGAGGCCGGTCTGA
- a CDS encoding TIGR02186 family protein produces MRWLIALCLLALPAQAAEEVVADLSQSRVGINATFDGSEILIFGAVRRNYPVSPAGDLGVVITIAGPSTPVLVRKKAWRAGIWVNTEAVEVDRAPSFYQIVTTGPLRELVSATEDLRHGITIDRAIRSVGAPATVGNAADFSEALIRIRTDEGAYAVQEGGVTIQKDTLFRANVALPANLTEGNYTTRIFLTRAGEVVSSHATTIHVSKVGLERFLYVLAHEQPLLYGLLSLAIAIAAGWGASAIFRYIRG; encoded by the coding sequence ATGCGCTGGCTCATCGCCCTCTGCCTTCTGGCCCTCCCGGCGCAGGCCGCCGAGGAGGTGGTGGCCGACCTCTCGCAAAGCCGCGTCGGCATCAACGCCACCTTCGACGGCTCCGAGATCCTCATCTTCGGGGCGGTCCGCCGCAACTACCCGGTGTCGCCCGCGGGCGATCTTGGCGTGGTCATCACCATCGCCGGGCCCTCCACCCCCGTGCTCGTCCGCAAGAAGGCCTGGAGAGCCGGCATCTGGGTCAACACGGAGGCGGTCGAGGTCGACCGTGCTCCCAGCTTCTACCAGATCGTCACCACCGGCCCGCTGCGCGAGCTGGTCTCCGCCACCGAAGACCTGCGCCACGGCATCACCATCGACAGGGCAATCCGCTCCGTCGGGGCCCCGGCCACGGTCGGCAACGCGGCCGATTTTTCCGAGGCCCTGATCCGCATCCGCACCGACGAGGGTGCCTATGCGGTGCAGGAGGGCGGCGTCACCATCCAGAAGGACACGCTGTTTCGCGCCAATGTCGCCCTTCCGGCCAACCTGACCGAAGGCAATTACACAACCCGCATCTTCCTCACCCGCGCCGGCGAGGTGGTGTCGAGCCACGCAACCACCATCCACGTCTCCAAGGTCGGTCTCGAGCGGTTCCTCTACGTGCTGGCCCATGAGCAGCCTCTGCTCTACGGCCTATTGTCGCTGGCCATCGCCATCGCGGCGGGCTGGGGTGCCTCCGCCATCTTCCGCTACATCCGGGGGTGA
- a CDS encoding peptidoglycan -binding protein, producing the protein MALARRSGQRFSASIWPGFVDAMTALLLVLMFVLSIFMIVQFMLRETITGQESELNELGAELASLADALGLERARVEALQGDVANRDAALTAAQEDAARQAALIASLRGQIASGQEALQDAQQKISGFEAQVAALISERDVAQGRGAALAEELAAVEAEKTSLEQALAAARTEIDSQVETARLAAARREALEALVAELQAEKVEAAREVAGLEERLTEEEKARLAESAAAQALRERLKGAETELTAMTLALEAQRKKAEETLTLLAAAQSAEADLNARLAAALAAVSRLEIQAESGASAADEAARLAGELAAARAELEALGAARGQAEAARDALAARADAAEAEVAALRAELSEKTEEIAELKAVRDALEADVGDAAEVRERLAAALAAKLAAEGRAEAALTEAERKEALLAQANKELENKEVASAEGQRKLALLNEQVAALRAQLGALQGVIDAASQKDQETRVQIESLGAQLNAALARAAAEERRRAELEAAERKRLEEAQKDLEQYRSEFFGRMKEVIGNTEGVRIEGDRFVFSSEVLFPPAQAALSNEGRVEIQKVTNILSALAAEIPPEIDWVIQVDGHTDNQPLSGFGEFADNWELSQARALSVVRFMSESLGVPPERLSANGFGEYQPLDPEDTPEARARNRRIELKLTER; encoded by the coding sequence ATGGCTCTTGCCCGGCGCAGCGGACAGAGGTTCTCGGCCTCGATCTGGCCGGGCTTCGTGGACGCGATGACGGCCCTGCTGTTGGTGCTGATGTTCGTGCTGTCGATCTTCATGATCGTGCAGTTCATGCTGCGCGAGACCATCACGGGACAAGAGAGCGAACTCAACGAGCTCGGAGCCGAGCTGGCCTCGCTGGCCGACGCGCTTGGGCTGGAGCGGGCGCGGGTGGAGGCGTTGCAAGGCGATGTAGCGAACCGGGACGCGGCGCTGACCGCGGCGCAGGAGGACGCCGCGCGGCAGGCGGCCTTGATTGCCTCGCTTCGAGGGCAGATCGCCTCTGGCCAGGAGGCGTTGCAGGATGCGCAGCAGAAGATCTCGGGGTTCGAGGCTCAGGTGGCGGCTTTGATCTCGGAGCGCGATGTGGCGCAGGGGCGGGGTGCGGCGCTGGCGGAGGAGCTTGCGGCGGTGGAGGCGGAGAAAACCTCGCTTGAACAGGCACTTGCCGCGGCGCGGACGGAGATCGACTCGCAGGTAGAGACAGCGCGGCTTGCTGCGGCGCGGCGTGAGGCGCTTGAGGCCCTGGTGGCCGAGCTGCAGGCGGAGAAGGTGGAAGCGGCGCGCGAAGTGGCGGGGCTGGAGGAACGGCTCACCGAAGAAGAGAAGGCGCGGCTGGCAGAAAGTGCGGCCGCTCAGGCACTTAGGGAGAGGTTGAAGGGGGCGGAGACCGAGCTGACCGCAATGACCCTGGCGCTTGAGGCCCAGCGGAAGAAGGCGGAGGAGACCCTGACCCTGCTTGCTGCGGCGCAAAGCGCCGAAGCGGACCTGAATGCCCGGCTGGCAGCCGCGCTGGCGGCGGTTTCTCGGCTCGAAATTCAAGCAGAATCAGGGGCTTCGGCCGCCGATGAGGCGGCGCGACTGGCGGGAGAACTGGCGGCGGCGCGGGCTGAGCTGGAGGCCTTGGGGGCGGCGCGAGGACAGGCCGAGGCGGCGCGGGATGCGCTGGCTGCGCGGGCCGATGCAGCCGAGGCCGAGGTTGCAGCGTTACGGGCCGAACTCTCTGAAAAAACGGAAGAAATCGCCGAGCTGAAAGCGGTCAGAGATGCGCTCGAGGCGGATGTGGGAGATGCCGCGGAGGTGCGGGAGCGGTTGGCGGCTGCTCTTGCGGCAAAGCTGGCGGCGGAGGGGCGGGCCGAGGCGGCGCTGACCGAGGCGGAACGCAAGGAGGCACTGCTCGCGCAGGCCAATAAAGAGTTGGAAAACAAGGAGGTAGCTTCTGCTGAGGGGCAGCGGAAGCTGGCGTTGCTGAACGAGCAGGTGGCGGCCTTGCGGGCGCAGCTCGGGGCGTTGCAGGGGGTCATTGATGCTGCGTCGCAGAAGGACCAGGAAACGCGCGTTCAGATCGAGTCGCTGGGCGCGCAGCTGAATGCCGCACTGGCCCGCGCGGCGGCTGAGGAACGGCGGCGCGCCGAGCTAGAAGCGGCGGAACGCAAGCGGCTGGAGGAGGCCCAGAAGGACCTCGAACAATACCGCTCGGAGTTCTTCGGGCGGATGAAGGAGGTGATCGGAAACACCGAGGGCGTGCGCATCGAGGGCGACCGTTTCGTGTTCTCTTCCGAGGTGCTCTTTCCGCCAGCACAGGCCGCGTTGTCGAACGAAGGACGTGTGGAAATTCAGAAGGTTACGAATATCCTGAGCGCCCTTGCCGCGGAGATCCCGCCCGAGATCGACTGGGTGATCCAGGTGGACGGGCACACCGACAACCAGCCGCTTTCGGGCTTCGGGGAGTTCGCCGACAACTGGGAACTGAGCCAGGCGCGGGCGCTTTCGGTGGTGCGGTTCATGAGCGAGAGCCTCGGCGTGCCGCCGGAGCGGCTGAGTGCCAACGGCTTTGGCGAATACCAGCCTCTCGACCCCGAAGACACGCCGGAAGCGCGGGCGCGGAATCGGCGGATCGAGCTGAAGCTGACGGAACGCTAA
- a CDS encoding biopolymer transporter ExbB, with protein MSFSEAETEPHFSQPVRQVVQMLIVLGLVGVGSYLLLPTVMPVILANLWLNGTIGLVFVVGVLTCFWQVYQLVRSVAWLEDFALEREVGPKVPRLLAPLAALLRSRRGRMQISASSSRSILESVATRIEELRDITRYLVNLLIFLGLLGTFYGLATTVPAVVETIRSLAPQDGEGGVEVFARLMGGLEAQLGGMGTAFGSSLLGLAGSLIVGLLELFASHGQNRFYRELEEWLSSITRVAFAGADGETSEPSSVAGILDHMSEQMEAMREMFTQSDVSRALLEERMGDVAQSVERLAGTLAEERAPDPLLLRIAEANEALLNKLDGMTTGDGSVDAESRMRLRSIDTQLLAIHEDIAAGRQESVAGLRADITALTRVIRDATRRPG; from the coding sequence ATGAGCTTTTCAGAGGCCGAGACAGAGCCACATTTCTCCCAACCGGTGCGCCAGGTGGTGCAGATGCTTATCGTGCTCGGTCTGGTGGGCGTCGGGAGTTACCTGCTGCTGCCCACGGTGATGCCGGTCATCCTGGCGAACCTCTGGCTCAACGGGACGATCGGGCTGGTCTTCGTGGTCGGCGTGCTCACCTGCTTCTGGCAGGTCTACCAACTCGTGCGCTCGGTCGCTTGGCTGGAGGACTTTGCTCTGGAGCGCGAGGTGGGGCCCAAGGTGCCGCGCCTGCTGGCGCCTCTCGCTGCGCTCTTGCGGTCGCGGCGCGGGCGGATGCAGATCTCTGCCTCCTCGTCACGTTCGATCCTCGAATCGGTTGCCACGCGGATCGAGGAACTGCGGGACATCACGCGCTACCTCGTCAACCTGCTGATTTTCCTCGGCCTTCTTGGCACGTTCTACGGGCTCGCAACGACCGTTCCGGCGGTGGTTGAAACCATCCGCTCTCTGGCCCCGCAGGACGGCGAGGGCGGGGTCGAGGTGTTTGCGCGCCTGATGGGCGGGCTGGAGGCACAGCTTGGCGGCATGGGCACGGCCTTTGGTTCATCGCTGTTGGGCCTCGCCGGATCGCTGATCGTCGGCTTGCTGGAACTCTTCGCGTCGCATGGGCAGAACCGGTTCTACCGCGAGCTGGAAGAATGGCTCTCCTCCATCACCCGTGTTGCCTTTGCCGGGGCGGATGGCGAAACCTCGGAGCCCTCTTCGGTGGCGGGCATCCTTGATCACATGTCCGAACAGATGGAAGCGATGCGGGAGATGTTCACCCAGTCCGATGTGTCGCGCGCCCTGCTGGAGGAACGGATGGGTGATGTGGCGCAATCGGTCGAAAGGCTCGCCGGGACCCTTGCCGAGGAACGCGCGCCCGACCCGCTGCTGTTGCGGATTGCCGAGGCCAACGAGGCGTTGCTGAACAAGCTCGACGGAATGACCACCGGCGACGGCAGCGTGGACGCCGAAAGCCGGATGCGCCTGCGCTCGATCGACACGCAACTGCTTGCGATACATGAAGATATTGCAGCGGGCCGGCAGGAGAGCGTGGCTGGCCTGCGCGCGGATATCACGGCCCTGACCCGCGTCATCCGCGACGCCACGCGGAGGCCCGGCTGA
- a CDS encoding gamma-glutamylcyclotransferase gives MIPDSELPSPLWVFGYGSLLWNPGFEVAEQRLARLDGYHRAFCMASIHHRGTEEKPGLVLALDAAAGAACQGVALRVVPGQEPEVLAALRERELISSAYYEAVVTLRDATEKPFSALAYVVDRDHVQYRGTLSLEEQAEIIANAHGGRGPNTEYLFNTADHLVELGIADPDLAWLAARLRNEA, from the coding sequence ATGATACCTGACAGCGAATTGCCCAGCCCGCTTTGGGTGTTCGGCTATGGCAGCCTGCTGTGGAATCCCGGGTTCGAGGTGGCCGAACAGCGGCTGGCGCGGCTCGACGGCTATCATCGTGCGTTCTGCATGGCCTCGATTCACCATCGTGGAACGGAAGAGAAGCCGGGCCTCGTGCTGGCACTCGATGCCGCAGCCGGCGCTGCCTGCCAAGGCGTTGCCCTGAGGGTGGTGCCGGGGCAGGAGCCGGAGGTGCTGGCCGCGTTGCGCGAGCGCGAGCTGATCTCTTCGGCCTATTACGAGGCGGTGGTGACCCTGCGGGATGCCACCGAAAAACCCTTCAGCGCCCTGGCCTACGTGGTGGATCGCGATCACGTGCAGTATCGCGGCACTCTGAGCCTCGAAGAGCAGGCCGAGATCATCGCCAATGCGCACGGTGGGCGGGGGCCGAACACCGAGTATCTCTTCAATACGGCCGACCACCTCGTCGAACTCGGAATCGCCGACCCTGACCTCGCGTGGCTGGCCGCGCGGTTGCGCAACGAGGCGTGA
- a CDS encoding DUF2125 domain-containing protein, producing MLRRMIVLVLVAVLAWGGYWAVGAWALEKAVRGWLEERRAEGWQAEAEAVVVRGFPNRFDLELGGLQLADPATGWAWTAPFFQSLALSYKPYHVIAVWPDSQSLQTPFERLEITSERLRGSLMLTPTTLALKRSSFELDGIEVTSDAGWASRLTEGRLATRTLPEDFPDPTLHQISFSARAWQVPSRLLSELNAADMLPDTLDSVTADVTIRFSAPWDRYAIERSRPQPRRVEIRLAEAKWGQMELKLAGSFDVDDAGVPEGAVMVKATNWREILAVGVASGVVPADWEGTITTALELASQLAGSPRTLDIPLNFKNGQTRIGPAPIGPAPVFLLR from the coding sequence ATGCTGCGCCGGATGATCGTGCTGGTCCTCGTGGCCGTGCTGGCTTGGGGCGGATACTGGGCGGTTGGAGCCTGGGCGCTGGAGAAGGCCGTGCGCGGCTGGCTCGAGGAGCGGCGCGCCGAGGGGTGGCAGGCCGAGGCCGAAGCCGTGGTGGTCCGGGGCTTTCCCAACCGGTTCGACCTTGAGCTCGGAGGCCTGCAATTGGCCGATCCGGCCACCGGCTGGGCCTGGACAGCGCCGTTTTTCCAGAGCCTTGCGCTGAGCTACAAACCCTACCACGTCATTGCCGTCTGGCCGGACAGCCAGAGCCTGCAAACCCCCTTCGAGCGGCTCGAGATCACCTCCGAACGGCTGCGCGGCAGCCTCATGCTCACCCCCACCACCCTTGCGCTCAAACGGTCGAGCTTCGAGCTGGACGGGATCGAGGTCACCTCTGACGCCGGCTGGGCGAGCCGCCTTACGGAGGGGCGGCTGGCCACGCGGACCCTGCCCGAGGATTTTCCCGACCCGACCTTGCATCAGATCAGCTTCTCCGCCCGCGCCTGGCAGGTGCCCTCGCGCCTGCTGTCCGAGTTGAACGCAGCAGATATGCTGCCCGACACGCTCGACAGCGTCACCGCCGATGTGACCATCCGCTTTTCCGCGCCCTGGGACCGCTACGCGATCGAGCGCAGTCGCCCCCAGCCACGCCGGGTCGAAATCAGACTGGCCGAAGCCAAGTGGGGCCAGATGGAGCTGAAGCTGGCAGGCAGCTTTGACGTCGATGACGCCGGGGTGCCCGAAGGCGCGGTAATGGTAAAGGCGACCAACTGGCGCGAGATTCTCGCGGTTGGCGTCGCGTCCGGCGTGGTCCCCGCGGATTGGGAGGGCACGATCACAACTGCGCTCGAACTGGCAAGCCAACTGGCCGGCAGCCCCAGGACGCTGGACATTCCGCTCAACTTCAAGAACGGGCAAACCCGGATCGGCCCGGCACCTATCGGCCCAGCCCCGGTGTTTCTGCTCCGCTGA
- a CDS encoding SulP family inorganic anion transporter — MWLLKKYMPVFDWGRDYSRDTLSNDLIAAVIVTIMLIPQSLAYAMLAGLPPEAGIYASIAPIMLYAIFGTSRALAVGPVAVVSLMTAATIGQVAEQGTAGYAVAALTLAFLSGGILLLMGVFRLGFLANFLSHPVIAGFITASGILIATSQLKHVLGVPGGGHNLVEMIGALGSQLDQVNPITLVIGVAATAFLFWVRKGLKPALLRAGLKPRMADIATKAGPVAAVVATTLATWAFALDSRGVAIVGTVPQSLPPLTLPDLSPSLVSALFVPALLISVIGFVESISVAQTLAAKKRQRIDPDQELVGLGAANLGAAFTGGYPVTGGFARSVVNFDAGAETPAAGAYTAIGLAIAALALTPLIYYLPNATLAATIIVAVLSLVDFSVLKTSWIYNRADFAAVLATILLTLGFGVETGVTAGVLISIGLFLNRTSKPHIAEVGLVPGTHHFRNVLRHMVETSPTLLTIRIDESLYFANARFLEDYVLDRVLKRPELRDVVLMCSAVNEIDLSALESLEALNRRLKDLDVRLHMSEVKGPVTDRLGRTHFFEELSGNLYLAQYDAYRALATRAQAV, encoded by the coding sequence ATGTGGCTCCTGAAGAAATACATGCCGGTCTTCGACTGGGGTCGGGACTACTCGCGGGACACGCTCTCGAATGACCTGATCGCGGCGGTGATCGTCACGATCATGCTCATCCCCCAGTCGCTCGCCTACGCAATGCTTGCGGGGCTGCCACCGGAGGCCGGGATCTACGCCTCGATCGCGCCGATTATGCTCTACGCCATCTTCGGGACGTCGCGGGCGCTGGCCGTGGGGCCGGTGGCGGTGGTCTCTCTCATGACGGCAGCCACCATCGGGCAGGTCGCCGAGCAGGGAACTGCCGGCTATGCCGTGGCCGCACTGACGCTGGCGTTCCTGTCGGGAGGGATCCTTCTGCTGATGGGCGTCTTTCGCCTCGGGTTTCTCGCCAATTTTCTTTCGCATCCGGTCATTGCCGGGTTCATCACGGCGTCGGGCATCCTGATCGCCACGTCGCAGCTGAAGCATGTGCTGGGGGTGCCGGGTGGCGGACACAACCTCGTCGAGATGATCGGCGCCCTCGGTTCGCAACTCGATCAGGTGAACCCCATCACACTGGTGATCGGGGTCGCGGCAACGGCCTTCCTGTTCTGGGTGCGCAAGGGCCTCAAGCCTGCGCTGCTGCGAGCCGGGCTGAAACCCCGGATGGCGGACATCGCGACCAAGGCCGGGCCGGTGGCGGCAGTGGTGGCAACCACGCTGGCCACCTGGGCCTTCGCGCTCGACAGTCGCGGCGTGGCCATCGTCGGCACCGTGCCGCAATCGCTGCCGCCCCTCACGCTGCCCGATCTCTCTCCGAGCCTCGTGTCGGCACTCTTCGTTCCGGCCTTGCTGATCTCTGTCATCGGTTTTGTCGAATCCATCTCGGTCGCCCAGACCCTTGCGGCGAAGAAGCGCCAGAGAATCGACCCCGATCAGGAGTTGGTGGGCCTGGGTGCCGCCAACCTCGGCGCTGCCTTCACCGGCGGTTACCCTGTGACCGGTGGTTTTGCCCGTTCGGTCGTGAACTTCGATGCCGGTGCAGAAACCCCCGCGGCCGGCGCCTATACCGCCATTGGCCTTGCCATCGCTGCCTTGGCCCTCACCCCCCTGATCTACTACCTGCCCAATGCAACGCTCGCTGCCACCATCATCGTGGCCGTGCTGTCGCTTGTCGACTTCTCGGTGCTGAAAACCTCCTGGATCTACAACCGGGCCGATTTTGCCGCCGTTCTCGCCACTATCCTGCTGACCCTCGGCTTCGGCGTGGAAACCGGTGTGACGGCCGGCGTTCTGATCTCCATCGGGCTCTTCCTCAACCGCACGTCCAAGCCCCACATCGCCGAGGTGGGGCTCGTGCCGGGCACGCATCACTTCAGGAACGTCCTGCGCCACATGGTCGAGACCTCACCGACCCTGCTGACCATCCGCATCGACGAGAGCCTCTATTTTGCCAATGCGCGTTTCCTCGAGGACTACGTTTTGGACCGGGTGCTCAAGCGGCCAGAGCTGCGGGACGTGGTGCTCATGTGTTCGGCGGTCAACGAGATCGACCTCTCTGCGCTTGAATCTCTGGAAGCGTTGAACCGGCGCCTGAAGGACCTCGACGTGCGGCTGCACATGTCGGAGGTGAAGGGCCCGGTGACCGACCGGCTCGGGCGCACGCATTTCTTCGAGGAGCTTTCCGGCAACCTCTACCTGGCGCAATACGATGCCTACCGGGCGCTGGCTACACGGGCGCAAGCGGTCTGA